Sequence from the Thermomonas sp. HDW16 genome:
GAGATCACCACCGGCATGTCCGCGCCGCCGATCGGCAGCGTCATCAATACACCCAAGGCCAGCGCCAACACGAAGAACGCCACGATCCACGGCATCGCCAGCGTGTGCAGCGCCATCGCCCCGCAGACCACCGCCGCCACCGCCACCGCCGCGTTGAACCACTGCTGGCCGGGGAAGGTGTAGCGCTTGTCCATGCGCCCATCGAGCTTGGCCCAGGCGATGATCGAACCGGTCAGCGAGACCGCGCCGATCAGCGAACCCAGCACCGCCAGCACCGCCGGCACATGGCCGGGCGACTGCCCCGCCGCCGACCAGCGCACCAGCTCCACCGCGCCGATGCCCGCCGCCGAACCGCCGCCCATGCCGTTGAACAGGGCGACCATCTGCGGCATGTCGGTGATCGCCACCTTCTTGCCCCAGACCCAGTTCAGGCCAACGCCGATCACGATCGCCGCGATCATCAGGCCGATGTTATGCAGGCCCGGCAGGAAGAAGGTGGCGATGGTGGCGATCAGCATGCCCACGCCGGCCCACTGGATGCCGCTGCGCGCGGTCTTCGGGCTGGCCATGCGCTGCAGGCCCAGCAGGAACAGGGTCGCCGCGATGAAATAGCTCAGCTTGATCAGGGTGAGAACGGTCACTTGCCGCCCTCCGGCTTCTGAACGGGCTGTTTGCTGGACTTGAACATGTCCAGCATCCGCTCGGTCACCACGTAACCGCCTGCCGCATTGCCCGCGCCCAGGAACACCGCGATGAAGCCCAGCGCCTTTTCCAGGGTGGTATCCGCATGGCCGAGTACGACCATCGCGCCGATCAGCACGATGCCGTGGATGAAGTTGGAACCCGACATCAGCGGGGTATGCAGGATCACCGGCACCCGCGAGATGATCACGTGGCCGGCGATGGCCGCCAGCATGAAGATGTACAGCGCCACGAAGCCGTCGCCCACGATCCACCCCCAAGTTGTCTGTCTGCATCATAACCATGTATCTGGACGCGGCGACTAGTGGCGATCCGTCATGTCAACCGCGCGCTCCGCGGGGCGTTTCCCCTGCACGGCCGGCGCAATCCCGCCCCGGCGGCGAACTGCGGTGCGATACCGATACCGGATGCCATGTTGCTGTTCGACCCCGCTAAGCTTGGTCGCGTGAGCGCCGAAGCCCACCAGAACGTTCCGGCCACCGAGCCGGCGATACCGACGACGCTCGAGGCGTTCCTGGCCGGTATCGACACGCGCGCGTTCCGCTTCGCCGAGATCGCCCTGCGCAACCGCGACGATGCGCTGGACGCGGTACAGGACGCGATGATGAAGATGCTTGCCTACCGTGACCATCCGCCATCGGAATGGAGCCCGTTGTTCTGGAGCATCCTGCGCAACCGCATCGTCGATGTGCAGCGGCGCGGCCTGTTCCGCCTGCGCTGGCTGATCCCCGGCAGCAGCAATGACGACGGCGAACCGCTGGACTGGGCCGACGACAGCCCGGATCCCTCGCGCAACAACGACAGCCGCGAAGCATGGACGCGGATCAGCGCGGCGCTGCGCAAGCTGCCCGCCCGCCAGCGCGAAGCCTTCACCCTGCGCGTGCTGGAAGAACTCGACGTGGCCGATACCGCCCGCGCGATGGGCTGCAGCGAAGGCTCGGTGAAAACGCATCTGTCCCGCGCCCGCGAGGCGATGCAGAAACAACTGGAAGAATTCCGATGAACAGCAACGACAACAAATTCGACGACGCGCTTCGCGCGCACCATGACACCTCGCTGGAACGGTTGTCGCCGCGCACCCGCGCGCAGCTGGCGCAGCGCCGCAATGCCGCCCTGCGCGGCGAACGCGTGCGCCACGGCCATGGCCTGCGCTACGCCGCCGCCGGTTTCGCTGCGCTCGGCGCGTTGGCCATCGGCCTGCAGTTCGGCACGGTGCAGGCGCCGACCACCAGCACGCCTGTTGCCGGCAACGTGGTTTCGAGCACCGCGCCGGTCGCCACGATGCTGGATGAAGACCCCGAGTTCTACGCCTGGCTGGCATCGTCCGATGCGCAGCGGCTCGCGATGGAGTAAGCGATGAACAACACGATCCAGAGCCGCATGATCCGAACCACCCTCCTCGCCCTTGCCCTGTGGCCGGCGTTCGCCTTCGCGCAGGCACAGACCGCGACCACGCAGTACCCGGAATGGGACAAGCTGACGCCTGCCCAGCGCGACGCCTTGGTCGCGCCCCTGCGCGATCGCTGGGACAGCAACCCCGACGACCGCGGCCGCATGATCGAACGCGCGCAACGCTGGAAGACCATGCCGCGCGACCAACGCGACCGCGCCCGCCACGGCATGCAGCGCTGGGAACACATGTCGCCCGAACAGCGCACCGAAGCCCGCGCCCTGTTCCACGCCATGCGTGGTATGGATAACGATCAGCGCAAGGTCTTCCTGGCCGACTGGCGGCAAAAGACCCCGCAACAGAAAGTCGAATGGCTGAAGGCGCATCCGGCACCGGAACGGCGCGAACGCGCGCGACAATAACCCCGCCATAGGGCAAGACCGAACGACGGGAGCTATTCGCTCCCGTTTTTTGTTGCCTGGCGCTGCTTCATCGCCAACGCACGCAGGTGCTCGTACCAGCCACGCTGGATCTGTGCGTACGGCCCAAGCAACCGGCGGAACTCGACCGGCCCACCTCCCTGCCGCACCAGGGCCAGGAAGGCATCGCGATGCTTGCCGGCATCCCCATCGAGCAGGTAATGCGTCAGGCTCCAATAGTGGAGGTAATAACCATTGACGTCCTGCGAGATCGGAGGGCCGGTGTCCTCGACAATTTGCTCGATCGGAATCACCACGCCGCGGTCGATATCCGCCTGCATGTCGCCCGATAACTCCAACGAGGCCAACCACCAGATCGGATAAGCAGCTGCATCCGCAACCATCGGATCAAGCATGCCATCGCGCAGCGTGCCCGCGCCGAAATAACTCGCGATCCCTTCGTTGACCCACCGTCGCAGCTTGAATCCGCTGGCCTGCCTCAGCAGTTGATGCGTTGCCTCGTGCAGCATCCAGTGATGCGGGTTATCGCCATTGCCCGGATAGGCGTAGGAGCGGGGCTCGCGGTAATACGCTTCCGCCCAGGCGGCGCTGCGGTTGTTCGCCTTGAACTCGGCCTGGCTTTTGTAGAGCACCAGTTCCAGCCGCTGCACCTGTCGCTGCTGGCCGAATACTTTCGCGTAAGCGGCGTACAAGGATTCGACCGACTCGCCCACCGCTCGCGTCTGCGTATCCGTCGCCGAACTATGGATTCGATAATGGGTTGTTTCGACGACAGGGCGCGGGATGTACGGATCTTGCTGCGCCCCGGGTTGACGGCCATTGCCACCTTGATCGCTGCATCCAGCCGCCAAGCAGAATGCAGCGACCGTCAATGCTTTACGCAGCAACCACCCGCTCCGGCCACACCGTCTTCGCCAGCAATTCGTCATCCCAGTCGAACGCCAGCGCGCCGTCCTTCAGCAGCAAGCTGACGAAGTTGTAGACGTTGCGGGCGTACATCTCGCTGGCGTGCTGCGCACCCATCGAGGCGAGATTCAACGGGCCGGCAATGGTGACGCCGCCGCTGTCGATGGTCTGGCCCGGCTGGGTGAGTTCGCAGTTGCCGCCGGTCTCGGCGGCGAGGTCGACGATCACGCTGCCCGGCTTCATGCCGGACACCATCGCCGCACTGATGATCTTCGGCGCGGGGCGGCCCGGCACTGCGGCGGTGCAGACCACTACATCGATGCCTTTGAGGTGATCG
This genomic interval carries:
- a CDS encoding DUF1570 domain-containing protein — encoded protein: MLRKALTVAAFCLAAGCSDQGGNGRQPGAQQDPYIPRPVVETTHYRIHSSATDTQTRAVGESVESLYAAYAKVFGQQRQVQRLELVLYKSQAEFKANNRSAAWAEAYYREPRSYAYPGNGDNPHHWMLHEATHQLLRQASGFKLRRWVNEGIASYFGAGTLRDGMLDPMVADAAAYPIWWLASLELSGDMQADIDRGVVIPIEQIVEDTGPPISQDVNGYYLHYWSLTHYLLDGDAGKHRDAFLALVRQGGGPVEFRRLLGPYAQIQRGWYEHLRALAMKQRQATKNGSE
- a CDS encoding RNA polymerase sigma factor, encoding MLLFDPAKLGRVSAEAHQNVPATEPAIPTTLEAFLAGIDTRAFRFAEIALRNRDDALDAVQDAMMKMLAYRDHPPSEWSPLFWSILRNRIVDVQRRGLFRLRWLIPGSSNDDGEPLDWADDSPDPSRNNDSREAWTRISAALRKLPARQREAFTLRVLEELDVADTARAMGCSEGSVKTHLSRAREAMQKQLEEFR
- a CDS encoding NAD(P) transhydrogenase subunit alpha encodes the protein MGDGFVALYIFMLAAIAGHVIISRVPVILHTPLMSGSNFIHGIVLIGAMVVLGHADTTLEKALGFIAVFLGAGNAAGGYVVTERMLDMFKSSKQPVQKPEGGK
- a CDS encoding DUF3106 domain-containing protein, translated to MNNTIQSRMIRTTLLALALWPAFAFAQAQTATTQYPEWDKLTPAQRDALVAPLRDRWDSNPDDRGRMIERAQRWKTMPRDQRDRARHGMQRWEHMSPEQRTEARALFHAMRGMDNDQRKVFLADWRQKTPQQKVEWLKAHPAPERRERARQ